ATAAAATCCGCACCAAAAAACCCACGCCATCCTGTTCGACAAATTCAAATTCTGTCGGAATCGACAGCAGCGCCCCGCATTGCAAAGCATATTCAGTTTTTTCTTTAACACTTGTCCATAAAGTGCCAGGTTTCAGTAAGATTTTTCCCTGTGCCATTTTATTCCTTTAGGCATGGTATGGAACACGCAGTCAAGTTAACGCGAAATTGGCGATTAGAAACCGCCCTAGCTCTAAGTTTACACTCCTGACAACTGTGTGCCCCTAGGAAGGAGTATATTCCAATACGGTTTAATAAAATACCAAAGCTTTCACAACAACGCAATACCTCCGCAACAAAACTGTCACAAATCATATCTACATTAGTAATACATATAAATATCCTTCCAGACAGCAATGCAAAACCAATCTCGTGATGGAGAACACCCATCAAATAGCATTTTATCCAACACTGCTGATGTCAAATACCACAATCGAGCGCCCTGGAAAAAGGCTGCTGCCTCTCTATCACTGGTGCTGCTGGGATCGGGTATGACATTAGCCGGCGGCTATATGGCTGGACATTCTCAGCAAGTATCTGAAAGTGCATCTAATTTAGCAGTGAGTCGAGTCAGTGCCGCCCCTCCATTAGCCGCTGGCACAGATCCTAACTTTGTTACCCAGGTGGTGCAAAGGGTTGGCCCGGCTGTGGTGCGAATTGATTCTTCCCGAACCGTAAAAGCCCAGATACCAGAGGAATTTAACGATCCATTTTTTCAGCGCTTCTTTGGCTCTCAAATGCCACAACAACAGAATCGGGTAGAGCGGGGGACTGGTTCAGGTTTTATTATTAGTGCTGATGGTCGTATTCTGACTAACGCTCACGTAGTTGATGGTGCTGATACAGTAACAGTTACACTCAAGGATGGACGGAGCTTTAAAGGAAAAGTATTAGGAAAAGACGACTTGACTGATGTTGCTGTTGTCAAGATTCAGGCAGATAATCTGCCGTTAGTAGCATTAGGTAACTCAGATAAACTGCAACCAGGAGAATGGGCGATCGCGATCGGCAACCCCCTTGGACTAGATAATACAGTAACTACTGGCATCATCAGTGCTACCGGACGTAGTAGCAATCAAATCGGTGCCCCCGATAAGCGAGTAGAGTATATTCAAACTGATGCAGCGATTAATCCTGGAAATTCCGGCGGCCCCCTCCTAAATTATCGTGGTGAGGTAATTGCCATGAATACAGCCATTATCCAAGGGGCACAGGGATTAGGCTTTGCGATTCCTATCAACACAGCACAACGCATTTCTAGTCAACTAATAGCTACAGGTAAAGTAGAACATCCTTATCTGGGAATTCAGATGGTAGGGTTAACACCTCAACTAAAACAAAATATCAACTCAGATCCCAATAGTGGCTTGAGTGTGAATGAAGATAAAGGTGTATTAGTTGTGAAAGTTGTACCAAATTCACCAGCTGCCAAAGCAGGGATACGTGCTGGTGATGTGATCCAAAAACTTGGCGGGCAAGCAGTCACAGATGCTAGCAGTGTCCAAAAGGTAGTAGAAAATAGCCAAGTTGGGGGCGATTTGCGGATGGAATTACGTCGGAATGGGCAAAATCTTAACATCGCTATCCAACCCGGTGCTTTCCCCATACAACAAGTACAATAAGCTCTCTAAATAGCCTTTTCAGGCAGTTTTTGAGTAGTTTACATTGACCAAACCCCTTTAAAAGCTCGTTTCCAGCCTAAAGGCTGGAAACGAGCTTTATTCCCAATGCCCAATGCCCAATTCCTTGTTAGTTCGGTTAAAAATTCCACAAAATAGCCTCTTTCAATGTAATATCCGTCACATACACTTGTCGGAATGTAGTTAACAGTGTCATAAAGAAAAGGTGAAGGTTAACCTGTAGGGTATAACTTACCTGAGAGTTGCTTGCACCTCTAGCTTTGATGGATCACACTCATGACTGAACTCAAGCTACGTCTAAAAGAAGGAGATACGGAGACAACGATCGCAGTTGATAAAGATATATTCACAATTGGTCGTTTGCCGGAATGTAACTTGTACTTACCTTTTGCGGGAGTATCCCGCAACCATGCTCGCCTAGTGAAAACGGCTGGAGGTGTATGGACTATTGAGGATCTGGGCAGCAAAAACGGGACGCAAGTCAATAAAAATT
This Nostoc sp. KVJ3 DNA region includes the following protein-coding sequences:
- a CDS encoding HhoA/HhoB/HtrA family serine endopeptidase — translated: MQNQSRDGEHPSNSILSNTADVKYHNRAPWKKAAASLSLVLLGSGMTLAGGYMAGHSQQVSESASNLAVSRVSAAPPLAAGTDPNFVTQVVQRVGPAVVRIDSSRTVKAQIPEEFNDPFFQRFFGSQMPQQQNRVERGTGSGFIISADGRILTNAHVVDGADTVTVTLKDGRSFKGKVLGKDDLTDVAVVKIQADNLPLVALGNSDKLQPGEWAIAIGNPLGLDNTVTTGIISATGRSSNQIGAPDKRVEYIQTDAAINPGNSGGPLLNYRGEVIAMNTAIIQGAQGLGFAIPINTAQRISSQLIATGKVEHPYLGIQMVGLTPQLKQNINSDPNSGLSVNEDKGVLVVKVVPNSPAAKAGIRAGDVIQKLGGQAVTDASSVQKVVENSQVGGDLRMELRRNGQNLNIAIQPGAFPIQQVQ